The following proteins are encoded in a genomic region of uncultured Fretibacterium sp.:
- a CDS encoding 4Fe-4S binding protein, translating into MNDVRVNEWCKACGICAEFCPKKVFDFERGNPPVPRRVEDCIGCRLCELRCPDFAVTVEVKR; encoded by the coding sequence ATGAACGATGTCCGTGTCAACGAGTGGTGCAAGGCCTGCGGCATCTGCGCCGAATTTTGTCCAAAGAAGGTGTTCGACTTCGAGCGGGGGAACCCGCCGGTCCCCAGGAGGGTTGAGGACTGTATCGGGTGCCGGCTCTGCGAGCTGCGGTGCCCCGATTTTGCGGTGACGGTGGAGGTGAAGAGATGA